A portion of the Paenibacillus sp. PvR098 genome contains these proteins:
- a CDS encoding RNA ligase family protein, whose translation MKPVIPFEPVSDSQVPSGDRWIHQVKWDGVRMLTYYDGQQCRLYNRKLNERTYQYPELTDIREYCRADSVILDGEIIALGTDGKPSFHEVMKRDGIRRLDRVPYAMKHVSAVYMIFDLLYYDGEWVLDRTLSSRLELLSQMIAPSPMVQIVPSYPDGEALFQLMQQQGMEGIVSKELHSTYSINGKDRRWVKVKNYGDIIAVIGGYTLNGGIVNAVLVGVYNPEGKLLYIGHVGTGKLKKSDWVELTAKLKPATITDKPFNNEHPEMKGAYWVKPGLAVKLQFAEWRWQEGRTLRQPSIQAFVDVPPEACVFDGTL comes from the coding sequence ATGAAACCTGTTATTCCTTTTGAGCCGGTGTCCGATAGCCAAGTTCCTTCCGGGGACCGGTGGATTCATCAAGTCAAATGGGACGGCGTCCGCATGTTGACTTACTACGATGGACAGCAGTGCCGTTTATATAATCGTAAATTGAATGAAAGAACCTATCAGTATCCTGAGCTTACCGATATACGTGAGTATTGCCGGGCGGATTCTGTTATTTTGGACGGGGAGATCATCGCTCTGGGCACGGACGGAAAGCCCTCGTTTCATGAGGTCATGAAGCGGGACGGCATACGTAGACTGGATCGTGTGCCATATGCTATGAAGCATGTGTCCGCAGTCTATATGATCTTCGATTTGTTGTATTATGACGGTGAGTGGGTTTTGGACAGAACGCTAAGCAGCCGGTTGGAGCTGCTGAGCCAAATGATTGCTCCGAGCCCCATGGTTCAGATTGTGCCTTCGTACCCGGACGGTGAAGCTCTTTTTCAATTGATGCAGCAGCAGGGGATGGAGGGAATTGTCAGCAAGGAGCTTCACAGCACGTACAGCATTAACGGGAAAGACAGACGATGGGTTAAGGTCAAAAATTATGGGGACATCATAGCTGTCATCGGGGGTTATACGTTAAACGGAGGCATCGTGAATGCCGTGCTAGTCGGGGTGTACAATCCTGAAGGAAAGTTATTGTATATCGGTCATGTCGGAACCGGCAAGCTGAAGAAGTCCGATTGGGTTGAGTTAACGGCCAAGCTGAAGCCGGCCACGATCACGGATAAGCCCTTTAATAATGAGCATCCGGAAATGAAAGGGGCTTATTGGGTGAAGCCTGGGCTTGCGGTCAAGCTTCAGTTTGCGGAATGGAGATGGCAAGAGGGACGCACCTTAAGGCAGCCCTCCATACAGGCTTTTGTCGATGTGCCCCCTGAGGCGTGCGTGTTTGACGGAACGTTGTGA
- the ligD gene encoding non-homologous end-joining DNA ligase: protein MPVTSKHQRTKGTLVVEGHELTITNPDKPLWPEKGITKAMYLEKLVQLSPYLLTYCRNRYLTTIRFPHGWNDKSFYQKNAPEPTPDFVKTAALESIHYVHLDSLPTLLWLGNLAALEFHPSFHRIGETLPAEWLIDIDPSVDPEPRIMEAAEIIGDILHGMNIKSVPKTSGATGVQIYVPIPPERGYTFEELRSIGQFVASYAVQKHPKLFTVERLKKDRDTLIYIDYLQHWYGKTLSAPYTPRARKDATVSTPLTWEEVTLRCDPRDFHLLNIIERLQHKGDLIAQLPPQNLDHVLSFIRK from the coding sequence ATGCCCGTGACATCAAAGCATCAAAGAACAAAAGGAACCCTCGTCGTGGAGGGCCATGAATTGACCATTACCAATCCCGACAAGCCCCTTTGGCCGGAGAAAGGGATCACCAAAGCCATGTATTTGGAGAAGTTGGTACAACTCTCACCCTACTTGCTGACCTACTGCAGAAATCGTTATTTAACGACCATCCGTTTCCCTCATGGCTGGAACGATAAATCGTTTTACCAGAAAAATGCACCGGAGCCTACACCCGATTTTGTGAAAACCGCAGCACTCGAATCAATTCATTACGTGCATCTCGACTCTCTGCCGACGCTTCTGTGGCTTGGGAATTTAGCCGCTCTGGAGTTTCATCCCTCCTTCCACCGGATAGGAGAGACGCTGCCCGCCGAATGGCTGATCGATATTGATCCGAGCGTCGACCCTGAGCCGCGCATCATGGAGGCCGCGGAAATCATCGGAGACATTCTCCATGGCATGAACATCAAGTCCGTGCCCAAAACCTCTGGAGCCACCGGCGTGCAAATTTACGTTCCGATCCCTCCAGAGCGCGGGTATACGTTCGAGGAGCTGCGAAGTATCGGGCAGTTCGTCGCCTCTTATGCGGTACAGAAGCACCCGAAGCTGTTTACAGTGGAACGGCTGAAAAAGGATCGCGATACTTTGATATACATCGACTACCTGCAGCATTGGTACGGTAAAACACTCTCCGCTCCCTATACGCCCCGTGCCCGCAAGGATGCTACCGTCTCGACACCGCTTACCTGGGAGGAGGTGACCTTGCGCTGCGATCCGCGCGACTTCCACTTGCTGAACATCATCGAACGCCTGCAGCACAAAGGGGACCTGATAGCTCAGCTCCCCCCGCAAAATCTCGATCACGTGTTGTCGTTTATACGCAAATGA
- the cls gene encoding cardiolipin synthase — MLWLVIALLLFILQILTILISEFRHPSKAMAWLIILFIIPVVGFVMYYFLAKEYTRRRKVRRKGLRPINDIRHVGKKQKASDPDWDEESFKGWRHEPRLFTLLNNIPGSQITYRNEVEVLTNASAAYPAMLEAMEQARDHIHFEFYTIRDDETGKQFQDILIRKAREGVKVRCIFDGIGSYQLSSMFVEELKQAGCEVYFFLPAMIAFFNKRMNYRNHRKIVVVDGLTGFLGGINIGDEYLGGNPKLGFWRDTHLKLEGDAVYSLQHTFSIDWLFVSGHRLTDASLFPEHDCCGRKPAQIIDSGPDAHWDAILEMYFGAITAAKKRIYITTPYFIPDASLCMGLKTAAISGVDVRIIYPQKSDSRIVNYASMSYFEELLQAGVRFYAYQKGFVHAKVMLMDDLLGTVGTANMDMRSFYNNFELNAVVFDKETLQRLESDFLLDLKDCREVKLDAFEKRSRWQKAKEVIGRMLSPLF; from the coding sequence TTGCTGTGGCTTGTCATTGCGTTGTTGTTGTTCATTCTGCAGATATTAACCATTCTGATCAGTGAGTTTCGGCATCCGTCCAAAGCGATGGCCTGGCTTATTATTTTGTTTATTATTCCGGTCGTGGGTTTTGTCATGTACTATTTTCTGGCAAAAGAATACACCCGGAGAAGAAAGGTGCGGCGTAAAGGGTTGCGCCCGATAAACGATATTCGTCATGTAGGGAAAAAACAAAAAGCGTCAGACCCGGATTGGGATGAAGAGAGCTTCAAAGGATGGAGGCATGAGCCAAGATTGTTCACGCTGTTGAACAATATTCCCGGCTCGCAAATCACGTACCGCAACGAGGTCGAAGTGCTGACCAATGCCAGCGCGGCCTACCCGGCGATGCTCGAGGCGATGGAGCAGGCAAGAGATCACATTCATTTTGAATTTTATACCATCCGTGATGACGAGACGGGAAAACAATTTCAAGATATCTTGATCCGCAAGGCGCGGGAGGGTGTAAAAGTTCGCTGTATTTTTGACGGAATCGGCAGCTACCAATTGAGCAGCATGTTTGTTGAAGAGCTGAAGCAGGCTGGCTGCGAAGTGTACTTTTTTTTGCCGGCTATGATCGCATTCTTCAATAAGCGGATGAATTACAGAAATCATCGTAAAATCGTGGTGGTCGATGGACTCACAGGGTTCCTTGGCGGTATCAATATCGGAGATGAATATTTGGGGGGCAACCCAAAGCTTGGGTTTTGGCGGGACACCCATTTAAAGCTGGAGGGCGATGCGGTGTATTCCCTGCAGCATACGTTTTCGATCGATTGGTTGTTTGTCAGCGGTCATCGTCTTACGGACGCAAGCCTATTCCCCGAGCATGATTGCTGCGGCCGGAAGCCGGCGCAGATCATAGACAGCGGACCCGATGCGCACTGGGACGCTATTCTGGAAATGTATTTTGGAGCGATCACGGCGGCGAAAAAAAGGATCTATATCACAACGCCATATTTTATCCCGGACGCCAGCCTCTGTATGGGACTCAAGACGGCGGCGATCAGCGGAGTTGACGTTCGTATTATTTACCCTCAGAAGTCCGACTCCCGTATTGTGAATTATGCTTCGATGTCTTATTTTGAAGAATTATTGCAGGCTGGAGTCCGATTTTACGCTTATCAAAAAGGGTTTGTTCACGCCAAGGTGATGCTGATGGACGATTTGCTTGGAACCGTGGGGACGGCTAATATGGACATGCGAAGCTTTTACAATAATTTCGAGCTGAACGCCGTGGTGTTTGATAAGGAAACGCTGCAGCGGCTGGAGTCCGATTTCTTGCTTGACCTGAAGGATTGCCGCGAGGTGAAGCTGGATGCATTCGAGAAGCGGTCCCGCTGGCAGAAAGCCAAGGAGGTTATAGGGCGGATGCTGTCGCCGCTGTTTTAG